The Camelina sativa cultivar DH55 chromosome 14, Cs, whole genome shotgun sequence genome includes a window with the following:
- the LOC109128904 gene encoding stress-associated endoplasmic reticulum protein 2-like — translation MTTSKRLADRKIEKFDKNILKRGFVPETTTKKGKDYPVDPILLGFFVFVVIGSSLFQIIRTATSGGMA, via the exons ATG ACAACCTCAAAGAGACTCGCAGACAGGAAGATTGAGAAATTCGACAAGAACATATTAAAAAGAGGGTTCGTTCCTGAGACCACCACCAAGAAGGGCAAGGACTACCCTGTTGACCCCATCCTTCTcggcttcttcgtcttcgttgtCATCGGTTCtt CTCTCTTCCAGATCATCAGGACTGCAACTAGCGGAGGCATGGCTTAA
- the LOC104741342 gene encoding F-box only protein 6 has protein sequence MAAGKRPGLFNMLETVKPPPPLKRTRKERNPGHDISGNMDQDMWQDFPQDLFEAVVSRLPIATFFQFRAVCRKWNALIDSDSFSRYCTELPQTIPWFYTITHENVNSGQVYDPSLKKWHHPVIPALPKKSIVLPMASAGGLVCFLDIGHRNFYVSNPLTKSFRELPARSFKVWSRVAVGMTLNGNSTSHGYKVLWVGCEGEYEVYDSLSNVWTKRGTIPSNIKLPVLLNFKSQPVAIHSTLYFMLTDPEGILSYDMVSGKWKQFIIPGPPDLSDHTLAACGERLMLVGLLTKNAATCVCIWELQKMTLLWKEVDRMPNIWCLEFYGKHIRMNCLGNKGCLILLSLRSRQMNRLITYNAVTREWTKVPGCTVPRGGRKRLWIACGTAFHPSPTARA, from the coding sequence ATGGCTGCTGGAAAGAGGCCTGGGTTATTCAACATGTTAGAAACTGTcaagcctcctcctcctctcaaACGAACTCGCAAAGAACGTAATCCAGGACATGACATTAGTGGAAACATGGATCAAGATATGTGGCAGGATTTTCCCCAAGATCTCTTTGAAGCTGTTGTTTCCAGACTACCTATTGCTACTTTTTTCCAGTTCCGTGCTGTTTGCCGTAAATGGAATGCTCTGATTGATTCCGATAGCTTCTCCCGATACTGCACCGAGCTTCCTCAGACCATCCCTTGGTTCTACACCATTACCCACGAGAATGTCAACTCGGGACAAGTGTATGACCCTTCTTTGAAGAAATGGCACCATCCGGTTATCCCCGCTCTTCCCAAGAAGAGTATTGTTTTGCCAATGGCTTCTGCGGGAGGTCTTGTGTGCTTCCTCGACATTGGTCATCGGAACTTTTACGTGAGCAACCCGCTGACCAAGTCTTTCAGAGAGTTGCCTGCTAGGTCGTTCAAGGTCTGGTCTCGTGTTGCGGTAGGGATGACTCTGAATGGGAACTCCACCAGTCATGGTTATAAGGTTTTGTGGGTTGGATGTGAAGGAGAGTACGAAGTGTATGATTCCCTGAGTAATGTGTGGACCAAACGAGGGACCATCCCGTCCAACATAAAGCTCCCGGTGTTGCTCAACTTTAAGTCACAGCCAGTGGCTATCCACAGCACACTCTACTTCATGTTAACAGATCCCGAAGGGATATTGTCCTACGACATGGTCTCTGGGAAATGGAAGCAGTTCATCATACCGGGTCCGCCAGACCTGAGCGATCACACGCTAGCTGCGTGCGGAGAGCGGTTGATGCTGGTGGGTCTACTGACTAAAAACGCTGCCACATGCGTTTGCATATGGGAGCTGCAGAAGATGACACTGTTGTGGAAGGAGGTTGACAGAATGCCAAACATATGGTGCTTGGAGTTTTACGGAAAGCACATTAGGATGAATTGTCTAGGCAACAAAGGTTGTCTGATTTTATTGTCCTTGAGGTCCAGACAGATGAACCGTCTGATTACCTACAATGCTGTTACTAGGGAATGGACCAAGGTCCCTGGCTGCACCGTTCCTCGTGGGGGGAGAAAAAGACTTTGGATCGCTTGCGGGACAGCGTTTCATCCCTCCCCTACAGCTAGGGCTTGA
- the LOC109128932 gene encoding stress-associated endoplasmic reticulum protein 2-like, whose product MTTSKRLADRKIEKFDKNILKRGFVPETTTKKGKDYPVGPILLGFFVFVVIGSSLFQIIRTATSGGMA is encoded by the exons ATG ACAACCTCAAAGAGACTCGCAGACAGGAAGATTGAGAAATTCGACAAGAACATATTAAAAAGAGGGTTTGTTCCTGAGACCACCACCAAGAAGGGCAAGGACTACCCTGTTGGCCCCATCCTTCTCGGCTTCTTTGTCTTCGTTGTCATTGGTTCTT CTCTCTTCCAGATCATCAGGACTGCAACGAGCGGAGGCATGGCTTAA